A genomic segment from Thermotoga neapolitana DSM 4359 encodes:
- a CDS encoding glycoside hydrolase family 130 protein translates to MELKLERHPANPILEPSPYFLWESRFVFNPAVVYDGELFHMLYRAQGEDMVSRIGYAVSTDGIHFNKFEKPVFSPKSDDELYGVEDPRITKIGDEYYMVYTAYSPRGVRIAMASTKNFITWKRYGVVIPDIDNKDAALFPEKINGKYVMFHRIPPDMWLAFSDDLVHWDNFVKIASPRQGMWDDLKIGVGAPPIKTEYGWLVLYHGVQNTGTSRPIYRLGFMLLDLEDPTKVIKRSKEPILEPEEDWEKFGGVPNVVFSDAMIEYNGYYYVYYGAADNCIALATIPVEKVMKWCRE, encoded by the coding sequence ATGGAACTCAAACTCGAAAGACACCCGGCGAATCCCATTCTGGAACCTTCTCCGTACTTTCTCTGGGAAAGCCGCTTTGTTTTCAACCCGGCTGTGGTGTACGACGGAGAACTCTTCCACATGCTCTACAGAGCCCAGGGAGAGGACATGGTATCAAGGATTGGCTACGCTGTGAGCACCGACGGAATCCACTTCAACAAGTTCGAAAAGCCCGTTTTCTCACCAAAGAGTGACGACGAGCTCTACGGAGTGGAAGATCCCAGGATCACGAAAATTGGTGATGAATATTACATGGTCTACACTGCCTATTCGCCTCGTGGCGTGAGAATCGCCATGGCATCGACAAAGAACTTCATCACCTGGAAAAGATATGGGGTTGTGATACCGGACATAGACAACAAGGATGCCGCTCTGTTTCCGGAGAAGATCAACGGAAAGTACGTCATGTTCCACAGAATACCACCTGATATGTGGCTTGCCTTCTCAGACGATCTTGTACACTGGGACAACTTCGTGAAGATCGCATCTCCTCGTCAGGGAATGTGGGATGACCTGAAGATAGGAGTTGGTGCCCCTCCGATAAAGACCGAGTACGGCTGGCTTGTCCTGTACCATGGTGTTCAAAACACGGGAACCTCCCGGCCAATCTATCGCCTTGGTTTCATGCTGCTTGACCTGGAGGATCCCACAAAGGTGATAAAGAGATCGAAAGAGCCGATCCTTGAGCCAGAAGAAGACTGGGAAAAATTCGGCGGCGTTCCAAACGTGGTCTTCAGCGATGCGATGATAGAATACAACGGCTACTACTACGTGTACTACGGAGCAGCGGACAACTGCATCGCCCTTGCCACAATTCCCGTGGAAAAAGTGATGAAGTGGTGTAGAGAATGA
- a CDS encoding carbohydrate ABC transporter permease — protein MKKVKEVIFHGVMLVLALIWIYPYIWLFLSSIKPAEEIFTRFFPTRITLEHYEYIFTMAEKMERPFLRAFLNSVFVTVTVTLSVVLTSAIIGYGLAKLRFKGSNAVFNFIIFQMLFPGFMFIIPLFVLIRKLGLYNTYPAMIVPFLMSAWGLFMITQSYKTIPQDYIEAAKIDGASTLWIIFKVMIPLSRSTLSIVGLFTFIGIWDNFLWPLMVVKDYNKMPLSVLLATFNHEYAAYVGPLMAGSVIQTIPMVLIFLIFRKQFLQGISMSFK, from the coding sequence ATGAAGAAGGTTAAGGAGGTTATCTTCCACGGGGTGATGTTGGTCCTTGCTTTGATATGGATCTATCCATATATCTGGCTGTTTCTCTCATCGATAAAACCAGCAGAAGAGATCTTCACGAGGTTCTTTCCAACAAGAATAACTCTTGAACATTACGAATACATATTCACAATGGCAGAAAAGATGGAACGACCCTTTCTGAGGGCTTTCCTGAACAGTGTCTTTGTCACGGTCACTGTGACTCTTTCTGTGGTCCTGACCTCTGCAATAATCGGATACGGTCTGGCAAAACTCAGATTCAAAGGAAGCAATGCCGTATTCAACTTCATTATCTTTCAGATGCTCTTTCCGGGGTTCATGTTCATCATTCCTCTCTTTGTGTTGATAAGAAAACTTGGCCTTTACAATACTTACCCGGCCATGATCGTTCCCTTTCTCATGAGTGCGTGGGGTCTTTTTATGATCACGCAGTCCTACAAAACGATTCCACAGGATTACATAGAAGCTGCAAAGATTGACGGTGCGAGCACCTTGTGGATAATATTTAAAGTGATGATTCCCCTCTCGAGAAGCACCCTCTCTATCGTGGGTCTTTTCACATTCATAGGAATCTGGGACAACTTCCTCTGGCCCCTCATGGTGGTGAAAGACTACAATAAAATGCCGCTTTCTGTTCTTCTGGCCACCTTCAACCATGAGTACGCCGCCTACGTTGGTCCGCTGATGGCAGGGTCTGTGATTCAGACGATACCCATGGTTCTTATCTTTTTGATCTTCAGAAAGCAATTCTTGCAGGGAATCTCTATGTCTTTCAAGTAG
- a CDS encoding carbohydrate ABC transporter permease gives MSLKKKEAGLGWSLISIYLLYTAIFWGYPFVWMLILAFSKWKFVGSPRFIGLQNFFRIFEDKMFWRVFLNTMNFLSYFIPMVFVASILFALALNRMKYFKTFVTLSFLVAYVSSGVAYSIMFQRIFSEVGPINRFLYNTFGITIPWFTDPQLAMLTIAIMVTWKFVGYYGLILYSGLQAIPKSIYEAAELDGATPWIRFWKITLPLLNPAIVTVLILAVNLSFGIFTEPYMITGGGPMNRTLTFMLYMYNTAFQRINPSYATTIAVMTALINFSIVIFIRKVIEKEVTIV, from the coding sequence ATGTCGCTAAAAAAGAAGGAAGCGGGATTGGGTTGGAGTTTGATATCGATATATCTTCTCTACACGGCGATATTTTGGGGCTATCCGTTCGTCTGGATGTTGATTCTTGCTTTTTCCAAATGGAAGTTCGTGGGATCTCCCAGATTCATTGGCCTTCAGAACTTCTTCCGGATCTTTGAAGACAAGATGTTCTGGAGAGTTTTTCTGAACACGATGAACTTTCTTTCTTACTTCATCCCCATGGTGTTCGTTGCTTCTATCCTGTTTGCACTCGCTCTGAACAGAATGAAATATTTCAAAACCTTTGTGACTCTCAGCTTCTTAGTCGCTTATGTCTCTTCAGGTGTTGCCTACTCCATTATGTTCCAGAGGATCTTTTCAGAGGTGGGACCGATAAACAGGTTCCTGTACAACACCTTCGGTATCACGATACCGTGGTTCACCGATCCACAGCTTGCAATGCTGACAATAGCCATCATGGTCACCTGGAAGTTCGTTGGATACTACGGCCTCATTCTTTACTCAGGACTTCAAGCCATTCCAAAGTCCATATATGAAGCAGCAGAGCTGGATGGTGCAACTCCATGGATCAGATTCTGGAAGATCACACTTCCTCTCCTGAATCCTGCCATCGTGACGGTTTTGATTCTGGCTGTGAACCTCTCCTTTGGTATATTCACCGAACCATACATGATCACGGGTGGAGGTCCCATGAACAGAACTCTCACGTTCATGCTTTACATGTACAACACCGCCTTTCAGAGGATAAATCCCAGTTACGCGACAACCATAGCGGTCATGACCGCTCTCATAAACTTCTCGATAGTCATCTTCATCAGAAAGGTCATTGAAAAAGAGGTGACCATAGTATGA
- a CDS encoding extracellular solute-binding protein, which yields MWKRVLFITLVALSVFALADVKKIVFWTAPNPNQEAFWKALVEKWNAEHPDVQIEWSVIPAAGSSEEAILNAIAAGNAPDICTNIFSGFAAQLAEELDVLVAFDEEFGEEFWKLADARKMRNILEGWKLNGHYYVIPIYSNPMLFWWRGDLLKELGYEKPPRTYSEVYEVARKWVVPKERYVIRAVAGRNWWDRWFDFITFYYAASGGKPYIENGKAVFDNEYGKAVAEFIYTLFKNSWTAVDLGQDPFENGTILGQIMGPWHLSYTKEHYPDVYPHIVMTPPPVPDNYPEDKPVYTFADTKGLVMFKHCKYKKEAFEFIKWVFSNAQNDARWIELTHMPPAREDLGTNPVFAEYMKDPYFAKIAEAVAYAVPPALITNTIDVQNTMTTYLIEPLMYLKATPEEALKRAVEEINALLW from the coding sequence ATGTGGAAAAGGGTTCTTTTCATCACTCTGGTAGCTCTTTCGGTCTTTGCACTCGCTGATGTCAAAAAGATCGTGTTCTGGACGGCTCCAAATCCAAACCAGGAAGCCTTCTGGAAAGCCCTCGTTGAAAAGTGGAACGCAGAGCATCCGGATGTTCAGATCGAATGGTCCGTCATACCAGCGGCAGGAAGTTCTGAGGAGGCCATCCTGAACGCCATCGCTGCCGGAAACGCCCCCGATATCTGTACCAACATCTTCAGTGGTTTTGCAGCTCAACTTGCAGAGGAACTGGATGTTCTGGTTGCCTTCGATGAGGAGTTCGGAGAAGAGTTCTGGAAACTTGCAGACGCAAGGAAAATGAGAAACATACTCGAAGGCTGGAAACTCAACGGACACTACTACGTGATCCCCATTTACTCTAACCCGATGCTCTTCTGGTGGAGAGGAGATCTTTTGAAGGAACTAGGTTACGAGAAGCCTCCAAGAACTTACTCTGAAGTTTACGAAGTAGCCAGAAAATGGGTCGTTCCCAAGGAAAGGTACGTTATAAGAGCCGTAGCCGGAAGAAACTGGTGGGACAGATGGTTTGATTTCATCACGTTCTACTACGCAGCAAGCGGCGGAAAACCCTACATCGAAAACGGAAAAGCAGTTTTCGACAATGAGTACGGAAAGGCCGTTGCTGAGTTTATCTACACTCTCTTCAAGAACAGTTGGACTGCTGTAGATCTGGGACAGGATCCATTTGAAAACGGCACGATCCTTGGCCAGATCATGGGACCGTGGCATCTGAGCTACACGAAAGAGCACTATCCCGACGTCTACCCACACATAGTGATGACACCTCCTCCTGTTCCAGACAACTATCCCGAAGACAAACCTGTCTACACGTTCGCCGATACCAAGGGACTTGTGATGTTCAAACACTGCAAATATAAGAAAGAAGCGTTCGAGTTCATCAAATGGGTCTTCTCCAATGCCCAAAACGATGCAAGATGGATCGAACTCACCCACATGCCGCCAGCCAGAGAAGATCTTGGAACGAATCCTGTGTTTGCCGAGTACATGAAGGATCCATACTTTGCAAAGATAGCAGAAGCGGTTGCATACGCTGTTCCTCCAGCACTGATCACCAACACGATTGATGTCCAAAACACCATGACCACGTACCTGATTGAGCCTCTCATGTACCTGAAAGCCACCCCCGAAGAAGCACTGAAAAGAGCCGTCGAAGAGATCAACGCACTTCTCTGGTGA
- a CDS encoding LacI family DNA-binding transcriptional regulator gives MPTIEDVAKLAGVSIATVSRVINGSGYVSERTRYRVWKAIEELGYRPEISAKILASKGKLFHAYIFASKRILSPLQTSGILGEFYGVIIKAIEENCEKLGIKVELKFLEEFSKYTDTDGYIFVGGDVTREFIREAKSEKKPFVLVDHYIPGERVDCVISDGYDGAVYATNYLISRGFKKIVHIHGPLQPYGFKMRYDGYKDAMEKAGLMPRFYECDDTEEGTRKIVDIMLNSYGIPEAIFTSNDSIAFWVIKRLKEHGLKIPDDVSVVGFDDIVDAENFDPPLTTLRVFKYEMGCVACKRLHELLTKVNPHPLRTLVFTQFVKRKSTK, from the coding sequence TTGCCAACAATAGAAGATGTTGCAAAACTTGCAGGAGTTTCCATCGCCACGGTCTCACGGGTGATAAACGGATCAGGGTACGTTTCTGAAAGAACCAGATACAGAGTCTGGAAAGCAATAGAAGAACTCGGATACAGGCCAGAAATCTCGGCGAAAATCCTCGCTTCGAAGGGAAAACTGTTCCACGCTTATATTTTCGCCAGCAAAAGAATTCTTTCGCCCCTTCAAACCAGCGGTATTCTCGGTGAGTTCTACGGAGTGATAATAAAAGCCATAGAGGAAAATTGTGAGAAACTGGGGATAAAAGTGGAATTGAAATTTCTCGAGGAATTTTCAAAGTACACCGACACAGATGGATACATATTCGTTGGTGGAGACGTCACAAGAGAGTTCATAAGAGAGGCGAAATCCGAGAAGAAACCCTTTGTTCTCGTGGATCATTACATACCCGGTGAAAGAGTGGATTGTGTGATAAGTGATGGATACGACGGTGCTGTTTACGCAACGAATTACCTCATATCCAGAGGGTTCAAAAAGATCGTACACATTCACGGACCGCTTCAACCGTATGGTTTCAAGATGAGATACGACGGTTACAAAGACGCCATGGAAAAAGCCGGTCTGATGCCTCGTTTTTATGAATGCGATGATACAGAAGAAGGTACAAGAAAAATTGTAGATATAATGCTGAACTCTTACGGAATACCCGAGGCCATTTTTACATCCAACGACAGCATTGCCTTCTGGGTGATCAAACGACTCAAAGAACATGGCTTGAAAATTCCAGATGACGTTTCCGTTGTAGGTTTCGACGATATTGTTGACGCAGAAAATTTCGATCCACCGCTGACCACTTTGAGGGTGTTCAAATACGAAATGGGTTGTGTTGCATGTAAGCGCTTACACGAATTGTTGACAAAGGTGAATCCCCATCCTCTTCGAACACTTGTCTTCACTCAGTTTGTAAAGAGAAAAAGCACAAAATGA
- the rny gene encoding ribonuclease Y, which translates to MLWYVLAGVGGLLVGYLIASYQINQKLKKAEKDAKSILEKAEKEANEIKKKAIVEGREEVHRLREEFERERARKEEELRSLEERLLKREELLTRKEENLEKREIQIEEMKAKLEEKMKEVEEKEKRIDEELNKLAGMTVEEARELILEEARQRYEHDLAKLYKEMKEQVEEEAEKEAKKVIAFAVQRYAPDYVGEITVSTVSLPSDDMKGRIIGREGRNIRTFEKITGVDLIIDDTPEVVVLSCFNPLRREIARITLEKLVADGRIHPARIEEMYEKAKQEVEKAIKEAGQEATFKAGVMGLHPELVKLLGKLKYRTSYGQNVLNHSIEVALLAGYMASELGLNADKARRGGLLHDIGKAVDQELEGSHTTIGAELARRYGEKEDIINMILSHHGEEDPRTPEAVLVAAADALSAARPGARRESLENYIKRLMKLEEIAKSFKYVEKAYAIQAGREIRVIVEPDKVDDALAEKLAYDISKKIEEELEYPGVLKVVVIREKRSVAYAK; encoded by the coding sequence ATGTTGTGGTATGTACTCGCAGGTGTCGGAGGACTTCTGGTGGGATATCTAATCGCAAGCTATCAGATAAATCAAAAACTCAAAAAGGCAGAAAAAGACGCAAAGTCCATCCTTGAAAAAGCAGAAAAGGAAGCAAACGAGATAAAGAAAAAGGCCATTGTGGAAGGTAGAGAAGAAGTTCACAGATTGAGGGAAGAGTTCGAAAGAGAAAGAGCACGAAAGGAAGAAGAACTCAGATCACTCGAGGAAAGGCTTCTAAAAAGGGAAGAACTTCTCACCAGAAAGGAAGAGAATCTGGAAAAGAGAGAAATCCAGATCGAGGAAATGAAAGCAAAACTGGAAGAGAAGATGAAAGAAGTGGAAGAAAAGGAAAAACGAATAGACGAAGAACTCAACAAACTCGCGGGTATGACCGTTGAGGAGGCAAGAGAGTTGATTCTGGAGGAAGCGAGACAGAGATACGAACACGATCTTGCAAAGCTCTACAAAGAAATGAAAGAGCAGGTAGAAGAGGAGGCCGAAAAAGAAGCAAAGAAGGTCATAGCGTTTGCCGTACAAAGATACGCGCCGGATTACGTGGGAGAAATCACCGTTTCCACCGTTTCTCTTCCATCCGATGATATGAAAGGGAGAATCATAGGAAGGGAAGGAAGAAACATCAGGACCTTTGAGAAGATCACAGGCGTCGATCTGATAATAGACGACACACCAGAAGTGGTTGTGCTTTCCTGTTTCAATCCACTCAGAAGGGAGATCGCCCGCATCACTCTGGAAAAACTCGTAGCAGATGGGAGGATACATCCTGCAAGGATAGAGGAGATGTACGAAAAGGCAAAACAGGAAGTTGAGAAGGCCATAAAGGAGGCAGGACAGGAAGCCACATTCAAAGCAGGAGTTATGGGACTCCATCCGGAACTCGTGAAACTCCTTGGAAAACTCAAATACAGAACAAGTTACGGTCAGAACGTTTTGAACCATTCCATAGAGGTGGCTCTTCTTGCTGGCTACATGGCTTCGGAACTCGGTTTGAATGCCGACAAAGCAAGAAGAGGTGGACTGCTCCACGACATAGGAAAAGCGGTGGATCAGGAACTCGAAGGATCACACACCACCATAGGGGCAGAACTTGCCAGAAGATACGGTGAAAAAGAAGACATCATCAACATGATACTCAGTCACCACGGAGAAGAAGATCCAAGAACACCAGAAGCGGTGCTCGTGGCAGCCGCCGATGCACTGTCTGCCGCAAGACCAGGTGCAAGAAGAGAAAGCCTGGAAAATTACATCAAGCGACTCATGAAACTCGAGGAAATTGCAAAGAGCTTCAAGTATGTTGAAAAGGCATACGCTATTCAGGCGGGAAGAGAAATAAGGGTGATAGTTGAACCGGACAAGGTGGACGATGCACTCGCCGAAAAACTCGCTTACGACATCTCAAAGAAGATAGAGGAGGAACTAGAATATCCAGGTGTGCTTAAGGTAGTGGTCATAAGAGAAAAAAGAAGCGTTGCTTACGCAAAATAA
- a CDS encoding regulatory protein RecX has protein sequence MAYYGKRRRNQRKQTNPLKYALRLLKYRVRFENELRNRLKSKGFSDEEVENTIATLKKQGYIDDEKAAYLFAVDEMRLKLFGPKIVKMKLRSLGVDEETSERAIERALSEIDFPEELKRLKTRFESRQEMKDYLYKRGFEISHIEEILDQIDGGER, from the coding sequence ATGGCTTACTACGGCAAACGGAGAAGGAACCAGAGAAAGCAGACAAATCCTCTTAAGTACGCTTTGAGACTCTTAAAATACCGCGTCAGGTTTGAAAACGAACTGAGAAATCGTTTGAAAAGCAAGGGTTTTTCTGATGAAGAGGTTGAAAACACGATCGCCACATTGAAAAAGCAAGGCTACATCGACGATGAGAAGGCTGCTTATCTTTTTGCAGTGGACGAGATGCGCTTGAAGCTCTTTGGACCAAAGATAGTGAAGATGAAACTGAGATCACTCGGAGTAGACGAAGAAACATCCGAAAGGGCGATAGAAAGAGCTCTCTCTGAAATAGATTTTCCTGAAGAGCTGAAGAGATTGAAGACACGTTTTGAAAGTCGCCAGGAAATGAAAGACTACCTCTACAAAAGAGGGTTCGAGATTTCTCACATCGAGGAAATTCTCGATCAAATAGATGGAGGTGAACGATGA
- the recA gene encoding recombinase RecA, translating to MAEEKQKKSVLEKALKRIEENFGKGSIMILGDETQVQPVEVIPTGSIAIDIATGVGGYPRGRIVEIFGPESSGKTTLALHAIAEAQKMGGVAAFIDAEHALDPVYAKNLGVDLKSLLISQPDHGEQALEIVDELVRSGVVDLIVVDSVAALVPRAEIEGAMGDMQVGLQARLMSQALRKIAGSVNKSKAVVIFTNQIRMKIGVMFGSPETTTGGLALKFYATMRLEVRRGEALKEGKDVIGNVVNVKIVKNKVAPPFKTAQTYIIYGKGIDREYELFHIGVDEGVITRKGSWYYYTTLKGEEVSLGQGGSNVVQFLKENPQIAEEIERRIKEKYGLLRQTEKEPEKADKSS from the coding sequence ATGGCTGAGGAAAAGCAGAAAAAGAGTGTACTGGAGAAGGCTTTGAAGAGGATAGAAGAAAACTTCGGCAAGGGTTCCATAATGATACTGGGTGACGAAACCCAGGTCCAGCCTGTGGAGGTCATTCCGACGGGTTCCATCGCGATCGACATCGCAACCGGCGTTGGAGGATACCCAAGGGGAAGGATCGTGGAAATCTTCGGACCGGAGTCCAGCGGAAAGACCACGCTGGCACTTCACGCTATAGCGGAAGCCCAGAAGATGGGTGGTGTGGCCGCTTTCATAGACGCAGAGCACGCCCTCGATCCCGTGTACGCGAAAAATCTTGGTGTGGATTTGAAGAGCCTTCTCATCTCCCAGCCTGATCACGGAGAGCAGGCACTCGAGATAGTGGACGAACTCGTGAGAAGCGGTGTTGTGGATCTCATCGTTGTTGATTCCGTCGCCGCACTGGTACCCAGAGCCGAGATAGAAGGTGCCATGGGAGACATGCAGGTGGGACTTCAGGCACGTCTCATGTCACAGGCACTGAGGAAGATCGCAGGGAGTGTGAACAAATCGAAAGCAGTTGTCATATTCACAAACCAGATAAGGATGAAGATAGGCGTCATGTTTGGAAGCCCTGAAACTACAACCGGTGGCCTTGCCCTGAAGTTCTATGCAACCATGAGACTCGAGGTCAGAAGAGGAGAAGCACTCAAGGAAGGAAAAGACGTCATAGGCAACGTGGTGAACGTAAAGATCGTGAAGAACAAAGTGGCACCTCCGTTCAAGACAGCTCAAACCTACATCATCTACGGAAAAGGTATCGACAGGGAGTACGAATTGTTCCATATCGGGGTGGACGAAGGTGTTATAACCAGGAAGGGCAGCTGGTACTACTACACCACTCTTAAAGGAGAAGAAGTCTCTTTGGGACAGGGCGGATCCAACGTCGTTCAGTTCCTCAAGGAAAATCCACAAATAGCGGAGGAAATCGAAAGGAGAATAAAGGAAAAATATGGCTTACTACGGCAAACGGAGAAGGAACCAGAGAAAGCAGACAAATCCTCTTAA
- the thpR gene encoding RNA 2',3'-cyclic phosphodiesterase: MRTFIAIDVNDEVKKQASEVIEKLMRRGFGASWVSEENLHLTLFFLGEVTEQKVSEIAEHLCRRVRGFPSFSFTVKGFGYFRRGKAPRVFWLGVENADRLNRLYEELRNELSHHGFSFEEKFIPHITIGRVKYYPDKWEKLVEDIDFSPVEVAVDSFKIYSSTLTPSGPIYRALYECHFEGGLIRHG, translated from the coding sequence ATGAGAACCTTCATTGCCATCGATGTGAACGATGAGGTCAAAAAACAGGCTTCCGAAGTTATTGAAAAACTCATGAGAAGAGGTTTCGGTGCAAGTTGGGTTTCTGAAGAAAACTTGCATCTCACCCTCTTTTTTCTTGGAGAAGTCACTGAACAGAAAGTTTCTGAGATAGCAGAGCATCTTTGCAGGCGTGTGAGAGGGTTTCCTTCGTTTTCCTTCACGGTGAAAGGTTTCGGATATTTCAGAAGGGGGAAAGCCCCCCGGGTTTTCTGGCTTGGAGTGGAAAACGCAGACCGTCTCAACAGGTTGTACGAGGAGCTGAGAAATGAACTTTCACATCACGGTTTTTCCTTTGAAGAGAAGTTCATACCTCACATCACCATAGGCAGAGTAAAGTACTATCCTGACAAGTGGGAAAAACTGGTTGAAGACATCGATTTTTCCCCCGTTGAGGTGGCGGTGGACAGTTTTAAGATTTATTCCTCCACACTGACACCTTCAGGTCCTATTTACAGAGCACTTTACGAATGTCATTTCGAAGGAGGATTGATCAGACATGGCTGA
- the pgsA gene encoding CDP-diacylglycerol--glycerol-3-phosphate 3-phosphatidyltransferase: protein MNLANFFSILRAVLTIPVVWFYMEGWYALAFFVFLFAAFTDYLDGFFARRRNQITDFGKVFDQVADKILVISTAVSMMDILPIWYVLTVFARDTFVNGLRILAASRGNVVPARWTGKMKTVSQFVVLIGVFLLKLGFLEPPILQSLVIISFAVTILSGITYTMDLARFMNMEG from the coding sequence ATGAATCTGGCGAACTTCTTTTCCATTCTGAGGGCAGTTCTGACGATACCTGTTGTCTGGTTCTACATGGAAGGCTGGTACGCTCTGGCTTTTTTTGTTTTCCTGTTTGCTGCGTTCACAGACTATCTGGATGGTTTCTTCGCAAGAAGGAGAAATCAGATTACGGACTTCGGAAAGGTCTTCGATCAGGTGGCAGACAAGATCCTTGTGATATCCACAGCCGTTTCGATGATGGATATTCTTCCGATCTGGTACGTTCTGACTGTTTTTGCAAGGGACACCTTTGTGAACGGTCTCAGGATCCTGGCAGCGAGCAGGGGAAACGTCGTTCCAGCCAGATGGACAGGAAAGATGAAAACCGTATCTCAGTTTGTGGTGCTGATAGGAGTTTTTCTTCTCAAACTGGGATTTCTTGAACCACCGATTCTGCAGTCACTCGTGATCATATCATTTGCGGTAACAATTCTGTCCGGGATCACGTACACGATGGACCTTGCAAGATTTATGAATATGGAGGGATAG
- the rimO gene encoding 30S ribosomal protein S12 methylthiotransferase RimO has product MKVGIKVLGCPKNEADCEILAGLLKERGHEIVHNVEEADVVVLDTCAFIEDAKKESIDEILSFVEAKEDYGYRLVVKGCLVQRYYRELKKEIPEVDQWIGVVAPEKIVSLLENGEDLVPQRPETVYSYRKRINLEEKPYAYVKISDGCDRKCTFCSIPSFKGNLKSRSVEDIVHEVEDLLAEGKKEIILVAQDTTSYGEDLYGKQALSDLLRRLNSLKGDFWIRVMYLHPDHLTDEIIDTILKLEKVVNYFDVPVQHGSDRILTLMGRIRSSKELKNMLLRIRDKAPDAVLRTSVIVGFPGETEEDFEELKRFVEEVKFDKLGVFVYSDEEGTVASSLKNKVDPETARRRQEELLLLQAEISYERLDRFVGKSMKALVEGRENGYLIGRTFTEAPEVDGVVFIKGRGEMGDFLEVTIEEHDEYDMWGIAR; this is encoded by the coding sequence GTGAAAGTTGGAATAAAGGTACTTGGCTGTCCGAAGAACGAAGCCGACTGTGAAATTCTGGCAGGTCTTCTCAAAGAAAGAGGACATGAGATAGTCCACAACGTGGAAGAAGCAGACGTTGTCGTGTTAGACACCTGTGCCTTCATCGAGGATGCCAAGAAGGAATCGATAGATGAGATCCTCTCGTTCGTCGAGGCAAAAGAGGATTACGGTTACAGACTCGTTGTGAAAGGATGTCTCGTTCAGCGATACTACAGGGAACTGAAAAAAGAAATCCCAGAGGTGGACCAGTGGATAGGTGTTGTCGCACCGGAAAAAATCGTCTCGCTTCTCGAGAACGGAGAGGATCTGGTACCACAGCGCCCTGAGACTGTCTACAGTTACAGAAAGAGGATAAATCTGGAGGAAAAGCCCTACGCGTACGTGAAAATATCCGACGGTTGCGACAGAAAGTGTACTTTCTGTTCTATACCCTCCTTCAAAGGGAACCTGAAAAGTAGAAGCGTAGAAGACATAGTTCACGAGGTGGAAGATCTTCTTGCAGAGGGAAAAAAGGAAATAATCCTGGTTGCCCAGGATACGACCTCTTACGGTGAAGATCTCTACGGGAAACAGGCCCTGTCTGATCTTTTGAGACGGCTGAACAGTCTAAAGGGTGATTTCTGGATTAGGGTCATGTACCTTCATCCCGATCACCTGACGGACGAGATAATAGACACCATCCTGAAACTGGAAAAGGTTGTGAACTACTTCGACGTTCCCGTTCAGCATGGAAGCGACAGGATACTGACCCTCATGGGAAGGATCAGAAGTTCTAAAGAGTTGAAAAACATGTTGTTGAGAATAAGAGATAAAGCCCCGGATGCTGTTCTCAGAACCAGTGTAATAGTGGGCTTTCCAGGAGAAACTGAAGAAGATTTTGAAGAGTTGAAGAGATTCGTGGAAGAGGTAAAATTCGACAAACTCGGTGTTTTTGTTTACTCGGACGAGGAAGGAACAGTCGCTTCTTCTTTGAAAAACAAAGTCGATCCAGAAACAGCCCGAAGAAGACAGGAAGAACTCCTGCTCCTTCAAGCAGAGATCTCCTACGAAAGACTGGACAGGTTCGTGGGAAAAAGTATGAAGGCACTCGTTGAGGGAAGAGAAAACGGCTATCTGATAGGGCGCACCTTTACAGAAGCTCCCGAGGTGGACGGAGTTGTTTTCATAAAAGGAAGGGGTGAGATGGGAGATTTTCTCGAAGTAACCATAGAAGAACACGATGAGTACGACATGTGGGGGATTGCTCGATGA